Proteins from one Cryptomeria japonica chromosome 4, Sugi_1.0, whole genome shotgun sequence genomic window:
- the LOC131035286 gene encoding receptor-like protein CLAVATA2 — protein sequence MVRFMEGCPGVSWKTVRFPGSKPMLHFSNSFYGVALRLLLLHAVIFCRVGGFDSDDRQALLSLREALRVPKGRLADWKGENCSEWTGVTCDFLSGRVTGLNLSAMQLSGSIPDRICRLEMLQTLDLSKNNISGVIPSCVGDLAKLETLCLHRNQVTGSIPTSLGSLRLLSTVNLQDNRITGHIPACIGNLTNLKFLSLSLNGISGEIPPTFGKLLNLTFCYMGNINLQGELPDWIGSLVSLQHLHLHNNYLVGKIPPSIAKLPNLLQLDLSGNALQGPVPDWGFPIVSLKLHSNRLSGTLPCFAQAAKSLQVLNLSNNSLTGGIPACISHLSMLTELNLSCNSFNLALPPTLLFSDNLVTLDLHSNQLPGRIPHRIAQTSESKGMVRLDLSYNRLTGHIAEEIGGLKWLQALFLSHNVLTGELPETIGDMMYLQVIDLSYNRLSGFLPVSLVQCFQLLQVKLSHNNISGAIRPDFGALATLQILDISNNQLSGEIPLPLAGCSKLEVVDLSWNNLVGRLPDAVSKWENLRVLSLGHNHFQGLLPDWILGFESLHMLDLSSNNFSGSLPLDVRLQADKSTFEQMGNKKGLHFEIVTAQLEGSQGQPNFDYLLRVTPGIDLSDNVLSGTIPSDLDRLKGLQYLNISYNQFTGLIPSSLGNVTSLESLDLSHNILSGQIPAELGNLSLLMDFNLSYNDFSGSIPQIKKLARFHDAFLGNPGLCNDALPDCSSGGPTEASGPGTRQMEDEGFLSLSAFGISALISFYLSILSIFSFQRARDYIIRPWKPLCAPT from the coding sequence ATGGTGAGGTTTATGGAAGGCTGCCCTGGTGTCTCATGGAAGACGGTTCGATTCCCAGGAAGTAAACCGATGCTGCATTTTAGCAATTCCTTTTATGGAGTAGCACTGCGATTGTTGCTCCTGCATGCCGTAATCTTTTGTAGAGTGGGTGGCTTCGATTCAGACGACAGGCAGGCGCTATTGAGCTTGAGAGAAGCGCTTAGGGTTCCAAAAGGGCGGCTAGCCGATTGGAAAGGAGAAAATTGCAGCGAATGGACCGGAGTTACCTGCGATTTTCTTTCTGGACGCGTTACTGGGCTGAATTTGAGCGCAATGCAGCTTTCAGGCTCGATTCCAGACAGAATTTGCAGGCTAGAAATGCTTCAGACACTGGATTTAAGCAAAAACAATATAAGCGGCGTCATCCCGTCATGTGTCGGCGACTTAGCTAAACTAGAAACCCTTTGTCTACATAGAAACCAGGTCACAGGTTCGATTCCCACCTCGCTTGGAAGCCTCCGCTTGTTGAGCACTGTTAACCTTCAAGACAATCGTATTACGGGACACATTCCTGCATGCATTGGTAATCTGACAAATCTCAAGTTTCTGTCTCTTTCCCTTAACGGCATCAGCGGCGAAATACCGCCTACCTTCGGAAAACTGCTCAATCTCACTTTCTGCTACATGGGCAACATCAATCTGCAGGGCGAACTACCTGACTGGATTGGCAGTCTGGTAAGTCTGCAGCATTTGCATCTCCACAACAATTATCTAGTTGGAAAAATCCCTCCGTCAATCGCAAAGCTCCCAAATTTGCTACAGCTGGACCTTTCCGGAAATGCTTTGCAAGGGCCTGTTCCTGACTGGGGGTTTCCGATTGTTTCATTGAAGCTGCATTCAAACAGACTCTCTGGAACCCTCCCATGCTTTGCTCAGGCTGCAAAAAGCCTGCAAGTTCTAAACCTCTCCAACAATTCTCTCACTGGTGGTATTCCAGCCTGTATTTCTCACTTGTCGATGCTCACCGAGCTCAATTTGTCGTGTAATAGCTTCAACTTGGCTCTACCGCCGACTCTTTTGTTTTCTGATAATCTCGTTACTCTGGACTTGCATTCCAATCAACTTCCTGGTCGAATTCCCCATCGCATTGCACAGACATCTGAGTCAAAAGGAATGGTTCGGCTTGATCTTTCGTACAATCGCCTCACAGGCCATATTGCTGAGGAAATCGGTGGCTTGAAGTGGCTGCAGGCTTTGTTTCTGTCACATAATGTTTTAACAGGGGAATTGCCTGAGACAATCGGTGATATGATGTATCTACAGGTTATCGATTTGTCATATAATAGGTTATCTGGGTTCCTGCCTGTTTCATTGGTTCAATGTTTTCAGCTTCTACAGGTCAAGCTAAGTCACAACAATATTTCTGGGGCAATTCGGCCTGATTTTGGGGCATTGGCAACGCTTCAGATTCTAGACATAAGTAACAATCAGTTGTCAGGGGAAATCCCATTGCCTTTGGCAGGATGTTCCAAGTTGGAAGTGGTCGATTTGAGCTGGAATAATTTAGTAGGGCGTTTGCCTGATGCAGTTTCAAAGTGGGAGAATCTGCGTGTGCTCAGTTTAGGTCATAATCATTTTCAAGGGCTTCTTCCTGACTGGATTTTGGGTTTTGAAAGCTTGCATATGCTTGATCTTTCCAGCAACAACTTCTCAGGTTCTCTTCCGCTAGATGTTCGTCTGCAGGCTGACAAGTCCACATTTGAGCAGATGGGGAATAAAAAAGGGTTACATTTTGAAATTGTCACTGCACAATTGGAAGGCAGCCAAGGCCAACCAAATTTTGATTATTTGCTTCGTGTGACTCCAGGAATTGATCTTTCCGACAATGTACTCTCTGGTACAATTCCTTCTGATCTAGATAGGTTAAAGGGTTTGCAATATCTGAACATTTCATACAATCAATTTACAGGGCTTATTCCCAGTAGTCTCGGGAACGTTACCTCTTTAGAATCTCTAGATCTTTCACACAACATTCTGTCGGGGCAAATACCAGCTGAGCTTGGTAATCTTTCATTGTTAATGGACTTCAACTTGTCTTATAATGACTTTTCAGGATCCATTCCTCAGATTAAGAAGTTGGCTAGGTTCCATGATGCGTTTCTAGGTAATCCTGGGTTATGCAATGATGCTCTGCCGGATTGCTCTTCAGGGGGTCCGACGGAGGCATCTGGTCCAGGGACAAGGCAAATGGAAGATGAAGGTTTTTTATCCTTATCTGCATTTGGCATCAGTGCTTTGATCAGCTTTTACCTCTCaattctcagcatcttctcctttCAAAGGGCAAGGGATTACATTATTAGACCCTGGAAACCCTTGTGTGCTCCGACGTGA